Proteins encoded within one genomic window of Oryza glaberrima chromosome 12, OglaRS2, whole genome shotgun sequence:
- the LOC127757692 gene encoding ribulose bisphosphate carboxylase small subunit, chloroplastic-like, with translation MAPSVMASSATSVAPFQGLKSTAGLPVNRRSSSSSFGNVSNGGRIRCMQVWPIEGIKKFETLSYLPPLTVEDLLKQIEYLLRSKWVPCLEFSKVGFVYRENHRSPGYYDGRYWTMWKLPMFGCTDATQVLKELEEAKKAYPDAFVRIIGFDNVRQVQLISFIAYKPPGCEESGGN, from the exons ATGGCTCCCTCGGTGATGGCTTCGTCGGCCACCTCCGTGGCTCCCTTCCAGGGGCTCAAGTCCACTGCGGGCCTCCCGGTGAACCGCCGCTCCAGCAGCTCGAGCTTTGGCAACGTCAGCAATGgcggaaggatcagatgcatgCAG GTGTGGCCGATTGAGGGCATTAAGAAGTTCGAGACTCTGTCGTACTTGCCGCCATTGACAGTGGAGGACCTTTTGAAGCAGATCGAGTACCTGCTCCGATCTAAGTGGGTGCCTTGCTTGGAGTTCAGCAAGGTCGGATTCGTCTACCGTGAGAATCACAGATCACCCGGATACTATGACGGTAGGTACTGGACCATGTGGAAACTGCCCATGTTTGGATGCACCGATGCCACCCAAGTGCTCAAGGAGCTCGAGGAGGCAAAGAAGGCATACCCTGATGCCTTCGTTCGCATCATTGGCTTTGACAACGTTAGGCAGGTGCAGTTAATCAGCTTCATCGCGTATAAGCCACCGGGTTGCGAGGAGTCAGGCGGCAACTAA